In Ostrea edulis chromosome 10, xbOstEdul1.1, whole genome shotgun sequence, one genomic interval encodes:
- the LOC125666839 gene encoding probable proline iminopeptidase, which translates to MILRLKSTSIIIRNRLHIAGIKLVNRIMSTKSRELYPEIEPYAKEHLKVSDVHNVYIEQCGNKSGKPVIFVHGGPGGGTTPRDRRFFDPEVYRIILFDQRGSGKSTPAAELKDNTTWDLVADMEKIRVHFNIDKWVVFGGSWGSTLSLAYAETHPDRVKALVLRGIFTLRRRELIWFYQDGASFMFPDKWEEYIKPIPEVERGDIMSAYYRKLTGDDEETRVQAAKAWSGWEMATSRLFIDEEMLKKAEGDVWALQFARIECHYFVNGGFFKKDGQLLAEVDKIRHIPCTIVQGRYDMVCPAETAWLLHKKWPEAEFHMVPDAGHSNRESGIASRLMDATEKYKTL; encoded by the exons ATGATTCTGAGATTGAAGTCCACATCTATAATAATACGGAACAGATTGCACATTGCAGGGATAAAACTGGTGAACAG AATAATGTCTACTAAATCACGTGAGCTGTATCCTGAAATAGAGCCATATGCAAAGGAACATCTGAAAGTTTCCGATGTCCATAATGTTTATATTGAGCAGTGTGGAAACAAATCCGGGAAGCCTGTGATATTTGT ACATGGAGGTCCTGGAGGGGGAACAACTCCACGAGACAGAAGATTTTTTGATCCAGAGGTATACCGAATTATCCTGTTTGACCAGAGAGGAAGCGGAAAAAGCACTCCAGCTGCAGAACTCAAG GACAACACAACCTGGGATCTGGTTGCAGACATGGAGAAGATCAGAGTACACTTTAACATTGATAAATGGGTCGTGTTTGGAGGAAGCTGGGGATCCACACTCTCTCTGGCCTATGCAGAGACACACCCCGACAGAGTTAAGGCTCTTGTTTTAAGGGGAATATTCACTCTCAGAAG GCGTGAACTTATATGGTTCTACCAGGACGGAGCAAGTTTTATGTTCCCGGACAAATGGGAGGAATACATCAAACCTATTCCTGAG GTagagaggggagacataatgaGTGCATACTATAGAAAATTGACGGGGGATGATGAGGAAACTCGTGTCCAGGCAGCAAAGGCATGGAGTGGTTGGGAAATGGCCACCTCACGGCTGTTCATTGATGAGGAGATGTTAAAGAAAGCTGAGGGGGATGTGTGGGCTTTACAGTTTGCCAGAATTGAATG ccattattttgtaaatggaGGTTTCTTCAAAAAAGATGGACAGCTTCTTGCTGAGGTGGATAAAATTCGTCACATTCCCTGCACCATTGTCCAGGGCCGATATGATATGGTTTGCCCAGCTGAAACAGCTTGGTTGTTGCACAAg AAATGGCCCGAGGCTGAATTCCATATGGTTCCTGATGCTGGACATTCCAATCGAGAATCTGGGATAGCCTCCCGCTTAATGGATGctacagagaaatacaaaaCTCTATAA
- the LOC130050967 gene encoding neuronal acetylcholine receptor subunit alpha-7-like, with amino-acid sequence MGLLFFLCFVFVRFQILLCVSNIEEYLFKNYSSMLKPRRIQSEPVNVSIDMTIMSVHEVDEQFQYISFYAWFNIQWYDDFLTWNENEHAGIKTIAVPYQKAWIPDLSMWYSEEHLHDLGPHSFVSVTSDGHLVWFTGGKYVVVCDLKMKKFPFDEQKCIITISAWQSTDSIQKLVPRKRLYNDAEFIAENGEWEFTNFTFHSFYQKEFDTTVLEYTLCLKRRYLHFVLSTLVPIMILSILNSLTFFIPLESGERIQYSLTLFLAFTVFLTLFEQMMPQNSTDVPYISVYVGFQLILCVISTVVSVVCTSKKYSSEMKEAKYCNNTGYCKQERRSQTISTKISEGKVMGKETKLKNKLNNINDNTHNICAVNSFQHRTNLIMILLNSFSLILSTAILFILYWI; translated from the coding sequence ATGGGATTACTTTTCTTTCTCTGTTTTGTTTTCGTACGGTTCCAAATATTGCTTTGTGTGTCCAATATTGAAGAATACCTGTTTAAGAATTACAGTTCAATGTTAAAACCAAGAAGAATTCAAAGCGAGCCAGTGAATGTGAGCATAGATATGACAATAATGTCTGTCCATGAGGTGGATGAACAGTTTCAGTATATCTCCTTTTACGCTTGGTTTAATATTCAATGGTATGACGATTTCTTGACTTGGAATGAGAATGAGCACGCTGGGATCAAGACCATTGCTGTACCATACCAAAAAGCCTGGATACCTGATTTGTCCATGTGGTATTCTGAAGAACACCTCCATGATCTTGGCCCTCACTCGTTTGTTTCGGTGACATCAGATGGCCACCTTGTGTGGTTCACAGGAGGTAAATATGTAGTCGTGTGTGACCTCAAGATGAAGAAATTTCCATTTGATGAACAGAAATGTATCATAACAATTTCAGCTTGGCAAAGTACTGACAGCATTCAGAAACTTGTTCCAAGAAAGAGATTATATAATGACGCAGAATTTATTGCTGAAAATGGAGAATGGGAGTTTACAAATTTCACGTTTCATTCTTTTTATCAGAAAGAGTTTGATACGACGGTATTAGAATACACACTCTGTTTAAAAAGACGATACCTTCATTTTGTGCTCAGTACTCTAGTACCCATTATGatactctctattttgaattctttGACCTTCTTTATCCCTTTGGAATCAGGAGAACGGATTCAATATTCTCTCACACTTTTCCTAGCTTTTACCGTGTTTTTAACTTTGTTCGAACAAATGATGCCGCAGAACTCCACAGATGTACCCTATATATCCGTGTATGTCGGATTTCAATTAATTCTCTGTGTTATTTCAACGGTGGTCTCTGTTGTATGTACGTCGAAAAAGTATTCGTCGGAGATGAAGGAAGCTAAATATTGCAATAATACGGGTTACTGCAAACAAGAGCGTCGATCACAAACCATTTCCACAAAGATCAGCGAAGGCAAAGTCATGGGCAAGGAAACCAAACTCAAGAACAAACTTAACAACATCAATGACAACACCCACAACATTTGTGCCGTAAACAGCTTTCAGCATAGAACGAAccttataatgatcttattgaACAGCTTCTCATTGATTCTTTCAACAGCTATATTGTTTATTCTCTACTGGATTTAA
- the LOC130050968 gene encoding neuronal acetylcholine receptor subunit alpha-7-like: protein MGLLFFLCFVFVRFQILLCVSNIEEYLFKNYSSMLKPRRIQSEAVIVSIHMTINSVHEVDEQFQYISFYAWFNIQWYDDFLTWNETEHTGIKTIAVPYQKAWIPDLSMWYSEEHVHDLGPHSFVSVASDGHLVWFPGGKYIVVCDVKMKKFPFDEQKCIITISAWQSNDSIQKLVPRKRLDNDAEFIAENGEWEFTNFTFHSFYQKELDMTILKYTLCLKRRYLHFVLSTLVPIIILSVLNSLTFFIPLESGERIQYSLTLFLAFTVFLTLFEQMMPQNSTDVPYISVYVGFQLILCVISTVVSVVCTSKKYSSEMKEAKYCNNTGYCKQECRSQTICTEISKGKPMDKDTEPENKLNNSCNNNTHEHNIHNICAVNSFEHRTNRIMTLFNSFSLILSTVILFILYWI, encoded by the coding sequence ATGGGACTACTTTTCTTTCTCTGTTTTGTTTTCGTACGGTTCCAAATATTGCTTTGTGTGTCCAATATTGAAGAATACCTGTTTAAGAATTACAGTTCAATGTTAAAACCAAGAAGAATTCAAAGCGAGGCAGTGATTGTGAGCATACATATGACAATAAACTCTGTCCATGAGGTGGATGAACAGTTTCAGTATATCTCCTTTTACGCTTGGTTTAATATTCAATGGTACGACGATTTCTTGACTTGGAATGAGACCGAACACACCGGGATCAAGACCATTGCTGTACCATACCAGAAAGCCTGGATACCTGATTTGTCCATGTGGTATTCCGAAGAACACGTCCACGATCTTGGCCCTCACTCGTTTGTTTCGGTGGCATCAGATGGCCACCTTGTGTGGTTTCCAGGAGGAAAATATATAGTCGTGTGTGACGTCAAGATGAAAAAATTTCCATTTGATGAACAGAAATGTATCATAACAATTTCGGCTTGGCAAAGTAATGACAGCATTCAGAAACTTGTTCCGAGAAAAAGATTAGATAATGACGCAGAATTTATTGCTGAGAATGGAGAATGGGAGTTTACGAATTTCACGTTTCATTCTTTTTATCAGAAAGAGCTTGATATGACGATATTAAAATACACACTCTGTTTAAAAAGACGATACCTTCATTTCGTGCTCAGTACTCTGGTACCCATTATCATACTATCTGTTTTGaattctttgaccttttttaTCCCTTTGGAATCAGGAGAACGGATTCAATATTCTCTCACACTTTTCCTAGCTTTTACCGTGTTTTTAACTTTGTTCGAACAAATGATGCCGCAGAACTCCACAGATGTACCCTATATATCCGTGTATGTCGGATTTCAATTAATTCTCTGTGTTATTTCAACGGTGGTCTCTGTTGTATGTACGTCGAAAAAGTATTCGTCGGAGATGAAGGAAGCTAAATATTGCAATAATACGGGTTACTGCAAACAAGAGTGTCGATCACAAACTATTTGCACAGAGATTAGCAAAGGCAAACCTATGGACAAAGACACCGAACCCGAGAACAAGCTTAACAACAGCTGCAACAACAACACCCATGAACACAACATCCACAACATTTGTGCCGTAAACAGCTTTGAGCATAGAACGAACCGTATAATGACCTTATTTAACAGCTTCTCGTTGATTCTTTCAACTGTTATATTGTTTATTCTCTACTGGATTTGA